A single region of the Solwaraspora sp. WMMD406 genome encodes:
- a CDS encoding TMEM175 family protein, with protein MKADRLGSFSDGVLAIIITIMVLQLRVPEGHELDDLIRSTGVGLLTYLLSFVYIATYWNNHHQMFHLVQHVDGSMLWANLALLFFLSLLPFTTSWLDQSQFATTPVVVYGLNLLVAAIAYFVLQRAIMWRQGPDSPLRRAVGTDAKGKISPILYVAGILSALTIDRGGPVGVGIALACFVGVAVLWIVPDRRIVRVIDQADRT; from the coding sequence GTGAAGGCAGATCGACTGGGGTCGTTCAGCGATGGCGTACTCGCCATCATCATCACGATCATGGTGTTGCAGCTGAGAGTGCCGGAGGGTCACGAACTCGACGACCTGATTCGCTCGACCGGCGTCGGCCTCCTGACGTACCTGCTCAGCTTCGTTTACATCGCCACCTACTGGAACAACCATCACCAAATGTTCCACCTGGTCCAGCATGTCGACGGATCCATGTTGTGGGCCAACCTGGCACTGCTGTTCTTCCTGTCGCTGCTGCCGTTCACCACCTCCTGGCTGGACCAGTCACAGTTCGCCACCACCCCGGTCGTGGTGTACGGCCTCAACCTGCTGGTCGCGGCGATCGCGTACTTCGTGCTGCAACGGGCGATCATGTGGCGGCAGGGGCCGGACTCACCGCTGCGCCGAGCGGTCGGCACCGACGCCAAGGGCAAGATCTCCCCGATCCTGTACGTCGCCGGGATCCTCAGCGCACTCACGATCGACCGAGGCGGGCCGGTCGGCGTCGGGATCGCGTTGGCCTGCTTCGTCGGGGTGGCGGTCCTCTGGATCGTCCCGGACCGGCGGATCGTCCGGGTGATCGACCAGGCCGACCGGACCTAG
- a CDS encoding helix-turn-helix domain-containing protein has translation MQLRYQFRVYPTPDQQIALARAFGCARVPVPVP, from the coding sequence GTGCAGCTCCGGTACCAGTTCCGGGTCTATCCGACACCCGACCAGCAGATCGCGCTGGCCCGGGCGTTCGGATGCGCCCGGGTGCCGGTTCCGGTCCCGTAA
- a CDS encoding DUF3817 domain-containing protein, which produces MREMVTRLFVVTAIAEAGSWAGLLVGMAVKYGPPGNELGVQIFGPIHGALFAAYGLLTLAVAWVHRWRVPVTVLAMICAVPPFATLAFERWARRRGMLASVGSAVQGDDDRDPAPVVASGDGVPGAVDPIEVQ; this is translated from the coding sequence ATGCGCGAGATGGTGACCCGGCTGTTCGTCGTGACGGCCATCGCGGAGGCGGGTTCCTGGGCGGGCCTGCTGGTCGGGATGGCGGTCAAGTACGGGCCGCCCGGCAACGAACTCGGCGTGCAGATCTTCGGGCCGATCCACGGGGCGCTCTTCGCCGCGTACGGATTGCTCACGCTGGCCGTGGCCTGGGTGCACCGGTGGCGGGTGCCGGTCACCGTGCTGGCCATGATCTGCGCGGTGCCGCCGTTCGCGACGCTCGCCTTCGAGCGGTGGGCCCGTCGGCGCGGCATGCTCGCCAGCGTCGGGTCAGCTGTCCAGGGTGACGACGACCGTGACCCGGCCCCGGTCGTCGCGTCGGGCGACGGCGTGCCCGGGGCGGTCGACCCCATCGAGGTGCAGTGA
- a CDS encoding MmcQ/YjbR family DNA-binding protein yields the protein MADADDVRRLALTLPQVVEIPSDGFDFRVADKGFVWSYPERRPGKPRVIRTDVAVLYVGDEAEKQALLLGEPDLFFTTPAYDGLPLVMLRLERVDVDRLAELVTDAWRMRAPEQLAEHVNRG from the coding sequence ATGGCTGACGCCGACGACGTTCGTCGCCTGGCGCTGACGCTGCCGCAGGTCGTCGAGATACCCAGCGACGGTTTCGATTTCCGGGTCGCCGACAAGGGCTTCGTCTGGTCCTACCCGGAGCGCCGACCTGGCAAGCCACGGGTGATCCGCACCGACGTCGCCGTGCTGTACGTCGGCGACGAGGCAGAGAAGCAGGCGCTGCTGCTCGGCGAACCCGACCTGTTCTTCACCACACCCGCCTACGACGGTCTGCCGCTGGTGATGCTCCGACTGGAGCGGGTCGACGTCGACCGGCTCGCCGAACTGGTCACCGACGCGTGGCGGATGCGCGCCCCGGAGCAGCTCGCGGAGCACGTCAACCGTGGTTGA
- a CDS encoding trans-aconitate 2-methyltransferase codes for MWDPAAYLRFTDHRSRPFDDLLARIAVDDPAVVVDLGCGPGTMTLRLAARWPQARISGLDSSVEMISAARALGSPVRFDVGDVTDWDPAPDTDVVTCNAVLQWVPGHPALLERWAARLRPGAVLAVQVPGNFDAPAHQAIRSVATDPRWRDRLSDIRGGDAVLDPAGYAAVLLPSGCAVDAWETTYLHLLPAGDPDPAAHPVLAWVEGTAARPVRAALDDDEWALFRQWLGADLALRYPIRDGLVAFAFRRVFVVATRTDG; via the coding sequence ATGTGGGACCCGGCCGCCTATCTGCGCTTCACCGACCACCGGTCCCGTCCGTTCGACGACCTGCTGGCGAGGATCGCGGTCGACGACCCGGCAGTGGTCGTCGACCTCGGCTGCGGGCCGGGCACCATGACGCTCCGCTTGGCGGCGCGCTGGCCGCAGGCCCGGATCAGCGGGCTCGACTCGTCGGTCGAGATGATCTCCGCTGCCCGGGCGCTCGGGTCACCGGTACGGTTCGACGTCGGCGACGTGACCGATTGGGACCCGGCGCCCGACACCGACGTGGTGACCTGCAACGCCGTACTGCAATGGGTGCCCGGGCATCCCGCGTTGCTCGAGCGGTGGGCGGCCCGGTTGCGGCCGGGGGCGGTGTTGGCCGTCCAAGTCCCCGGCAACTTCGACGCCCCGGCGCATCAGGCGATCCGCTCGGTCGCGACGGATCCCCGGTGGCGGGACCGGCTGTCCGACATCCGGGGCGGGGACGCGGTGCTCGACCCGGCGGGCTACGCGGCCGTGCTGCTGCCCTCCGGCTGCGCGGTCGACGCGTGGGAGACCACGTACCTGCATCTGCTGCCCGCCGGTGACCCCGACCCGGCGGCGCATCCGGTGCTTGCCTGGGTCGAGGGTACGGCTGCCCGGCCGGTCCGGGCGGCGCTGGACGACGACGAATGGGCGCTGTTCCGCCAGTGGCTCGGCGCGGACCTCGCGCTCCGATACCCGATCCGGGACGGACTTGTCGCGTTCGCGTTCCGCCGGGTGTTCGTCGTGGCGACCAGGACCGACGGCTGA
- a CDS encoding GNAT family N-acetyltransferase, translating to MTAPPSGLRPDYPVRTERLLLRPLTIDDVDALLAYRSLPDVCRYVPFGPMTRDEIVRRLSTMWANTGLTDDGQALTLGVEIAGTGRLIGDVVLFWRSRVHRGGEIGYVVHPDVGGNGYATEAAYALLGLGFDHLGLHRIVARIDERNEPSARLARRLGMRQEARLVRNEFFKGEWSTELDFAMLAEEWAAYRAGGTPAPPGGR from the coding sequence ATGACCGCACCGCCGTCGGGCCTGCGCCCCGACTACCCGGTACGCACCGAGCGGTTGTTGCTGCGCCCGCTGACCATCGACGACGTCGACGCGCTGCTGGCCTACCGCAGCCTGCCCGACGTCTGCCGGTACGTGCCGTTCGGGCCGATGACCCGCGACGAGATCGTCAGACGGCTCTCCACCATGTGGGCCAACACCGGTCTGACCGACGACGGTCAGGCGCTGACCCTGGGCGTCGAGATCGCCGGGACCGGCCGGCTGATCGGCGACGTGGTGCTTTTCTGGCGCAGCCGCGTGCATCGTGGCGGGGAAATCGGCTACGTCGTACACCCCGACGTCGGCGGCAACGGCTACGCCACCGAGGCCGCGTACGCACTGCTGGGCCTCGGGTTCGACCACCTCGGCCTGCACCGGATCGTCGCCCGGATCGACGAACGCAACGAGCCGTCGGCCCGACTCGCGCGGCGACTCGGCATGCGGCAGGAAGCCCGACTGGTCCGCAACGAATTCTTCAAAGGCGAGTGGAGCACGGAACTCGACTTCGCCATGCTCGCCGAGGAATGGGCGGCGTACCGGGCCGGCGGCACGCCGGCACCGCCGGGAGGACGGTAG
- a CDS encoding transposase, protein MSRTVKRAFKYRFYPTPGQAAELARTFGCVRLVYNKALAARTEAWTQRQERVTYHATSAMLTAWKKTEEFAFLGEVSSVPLQQALRHLQTAFTNFWAKRARYPTFKSRKRSRRSAEYTASAFRWRDGRLTLAKMTAPLDIVWSRPLPQGAAPSTVTVSQDPAGRWYVSLLCDDRIEQVPASTAVVGVDAGLDSLFTLSTGEKIANPRHERRDRQRLTRAQRNLARKAKGSANRAKARLAVARVHARIADRRRDHLHKLTTRLVRDTQTIVIEDLTVRNMTANHRLARAISDAAWRQFRTMLAYKADWYGRDLVVVDRWFPSTRLCSACGALAERMPLAVRSWTCRCGRTHDRDVNAARNLLAEGLSVIACGGGVRPHRESSSRTGRSSVKQEPPGATQGIPVP, encoded by the coding sequence GTGTCCAGGACCGTGAAGCGGGCGTTCAAGTACCGCTTCTACCCGACCCCCGGGCAGGCGGCCGAGCTCGCCCGGACGTTCGGCTGTGTCCGGCTGGTCTACAACAAGGCCCTGGCCGCCCGCACCGAGGCCTGGACCCAACGCCAGGAACGGGTCACCTACCACGCCACGTCGGCGATGCTGACCGCGTGGAAGAAGACCGAGGAGTTCGCGTTCCTCGGTGAGGTGTCGTCGGTGCCGTTGCAGCAGGCGCTGCGGCACCTGCAGACCGCGTTCACCAACTTCTGGGCGAAACGGGCCCGATACCCGACGTTCAAGTCGAGGAAACGGTCGCGGCGGTCTGCGGAGTACACCGCCAGCGCGTTCCGCTGGCGCGACGGCCGCCTCACCCTGGCGAAGATGACCGCACCGCTGGACATCGTCTGGTCCCGGCCACTCCCGCAGGGCGCGGCGCCGTCGACGGTGACCGTGTCCCAGGACCCGGCGGGCCGCTGGTACGTCTCCCTGCTCTGCGACGACCGGATCGAACAGGTGCCGGCCTCCACCGCTGTGGTGGGGGTCGACGCCGGTCTCGACAGCCTGTTCACCCTGTCGACCGGGGAGAAGATCGCCAACCCGAGGCACGAACGCCGCGACCGCCAGCGGCTGACCCGCGCCCAACGCAACCTCGCCCGCAAAGCCAAAGGCTCGGCGAACCGGGCCAAAGCCCGACTGGCGGTGGCCCGCGTGCATGCCCGGATCGCCGACCGCCGCCGCGACCACCTGCACAAACTGACCACTCGGCTCGTTCGTGACACCCAAACGATCGTGATCGAGGACCTGACCGTCCGCAACATGACGGCCAACCACCGTCTGGCCCGCGCCATCTCCGACGCGGCCTGGCGGCAGTTCCGCACCATGCTGGCCTACAAGGCCGACTGGTACGGCCGGGACCTGGTGGTCGTCGACCGCTGGTTCCCGTCGACCCGACTGTGCTCCGCGTGTGGTGCCCTGGCCGAGCGGATGCCGTTGGCCGTCCGGTCGTGGACCTGCCGGTGCGGGCGGACCCATGACCGGGACGTGAACGCGGCCCGCAACCTTCTCGCGGAGGGGCTCTCCGTGATTGCCTGTGGAGGCGGTGTAAGACCTCACCGGGAGTCCTCCTCTCGGACGGGGCGGTCGTCGGTGAAGCAGGAACCCCCTGGGGCGACCCAGGGAATCCCCGTCCCTTAG
- a CDS encoding S8 family serine peptidase codes for MSGRKRTPPPPWTRFRRLLAAAASAVLAGGLLAAPAAATPVGDDAAPGAAPKTATATIAAELRTTVAESTGERIQALLMLPNPQRYPTNPDTAVDQLRTHAQEVQDEVETALEERAETAGDVRVVNRFWITNMLLVEFTADASRLAALAALPGVQRVLPNFTLSLPDTEMTATADPAAAIIDGRITWGLDRIGAEKVWTELGLDGTGVRVVTLDTGVAINHPDLVGKMATDDPTDPTYPGGWMEFSSSGGLVSSQPRDSSTHGTHVSGTIHGGAASGVIIGGAPGAEMAHGLVIPGGSGSFTQVAAGMQWAIAPTDAAGNPAGRPADVVSMSLGAASYSAEMIAPTRAIVAAGAFPSFAIGNEDIFGSCGVGSSSPGNVYEAVGVGATDIDDNVADFSCGNVVNKSSWASPPADWPDSWVTPDLSAPGDEVWSASPDGSYRYASGTSMATPHTSAVAALLLQGAPELSVDATRTALIDTAFWDDRYADVAPDTRYGHGRIDAYAAASQVALDSGVTGAVTTAGTSAPIADAVVTVTPGGASVRTGDDGAFTLRLPPGDYTLTASAFGHETTSASAVVVEESFTTVDLALEPLPIGVITGAATFEESGHGVPGVTITVTADGAPVDRTVVTGADGAYRIELPAGDYRVAADHPRFAASPPVEVTVPDGGTVTTDFTLRPPPQTVALVGSYAESYAEEIFTPRGIETVIYDWSELADAAEHSLVVLGYGVSSNYNEATFQAFLDATDAAGTGVIFTDHAYSTGNGIRQLSRHTGQPVSTGSNTGGTGVAESFYEVTATHPILDGYAVGDRIPLDTSTQAKWIAWFGDYSGEGRQTLADLGRSDATGIYGGGIGVDQRPTNRHVLLSTHGVSVTRGPVDWSPEATEVFLNAVDWAARPAEDGQPYFAVHGLTVGPDEVKSDEPVTVTVQVKNVGASAGPYQAVLRVDGEPAATTTVTLDSGANRSLTWTISEREIGDYAVSVEYLTDSFRVRPPRVSLTARTVDAPDAAPGPLAGATVELIHDGAVVPVGATGDDGTLTFETPAAVDRYTLVVRRAATEADGTAYLLHRVITVIDDDEVVFAPRVLAGGMTEGSTAAENLSTRMELAAEQVDDAHEALVYLRSTGTAPWAYPFGPGPLVASLDTYQAVAVHQVPRLEQDWWLVSEILSDLDWTEPFDGTLPFGGAPKVEVAASVPAPATAEVDWSVTDAYGHPFATVRATEVRPFADLPAVTRLEDVAAAVRTLAPVEARPVLRLSAPDGTPVRGGYVNWADRPYTFEVDDPQPGRYQLELELDTGWYGGSVDAETSVVLAPAATLTADYPAAAEVDGWVHPTVRAVNSSGVDQGTAALTLTVTHPDGDLLARDLAVQVRVDDAWVRVPLTVRDGALTATLAPEVALPAGADHTWLLHTRARRAGEFTFTHELSGDGVSVTASSVVSVVPATAGYGALPV; via the coding sequence ATGTCAGGACGCAAGCGTACGCCTCCACCACCATGGACCAGATTCCGTCGCCTGCTGGCGGCCGCCGCCAGCGCCGTCCTGGCCGGCGGGCTGCTCGCCGCGCCGGCCGCCGCGACACCCGTCGGCGACGACGCCGCACCGGGAGCCGCACCGAAGACCGCGACGGCGACGATCGCCGCCGAGCTGCGGACGACCGTCGCCGAGTCGACCGGTGAACGGATCCAGGCGCTGCTGATGCTGCCCAACCCGCAGCGGTACCCGACGAACCCGGACACCGCCGTCGACCAGCTGCGCACCCACGCCCAGGAAGTCCAGGACGAGGTCGAGACGGCGCTCGAGGAACGGGCCGAGACCGCCGGTGACGTACGGGTGGTCAACCGGTTCTGGATCACCAACATGCTGCTCGTCGAGTTCACCGCCGACGCGTCCCGGCTGGCGGCGCTGGCCGCCCTGCCCGGCGTACAGCGGGTGTTGCCCAACTTCACCCTGAGCCTGCCGGACACCGAGATGACCGCGACCGCCGACCCCGCCGCGGCGATCATCGACGGCCGGATCACCTGGGGCCTCGACCGTATCGGCGCCGAAAAGGTCTGGACCGAACTGGGCCTCGACGGCACCGGCGTACGGGTGGTCACCCTGGACACCGGGGTCGCGATCAACCACCCCGACCTGGTCGGCAAGATGGCCACCGACGACCCGACCGACCCGACCTACCCGGGCGGCTGGATGGAGTTCAGCTCCAGCGGCGGCCTCGTCTCGTCCCAGCCGCGGGACTCGTCCACCCACGGCACCCACGTCTCCGGCACGATCCACGGCGGCGCGGCGTCCGGCGTGATCATCGGCGGCGCCCCCGGTGCCGAGATGGCCCACGGCCTGGTCATCCCCGGCGGCTCCGGCTCGTTCACCCAGGTCGCCGCCGGCATGCAGTGGGCGATCGCGCCCACCGACGCGGCCGGCAACCCGGCCGGCCGGCCCGCCGACGTGGTCAGCATGTCGCTCGGCGCGGCGAGCTACTCGGCCGAGATGATCGCCCCGACGCGGGCGATCGTCGCCGCCGGCGCGTTCCCGTCGTTCGCCATCGGCAACGAGGACATCTTCGGCAGCTGCGGCGTCGGCTCGTCCAGCCCGGGCAACGTCTACGAAGCGGTCGGCGTCGGCGCCACCGACATCGACGACAACGTCGCCGACTTCTCCTGCGGCAACGTGGTCAACAAGTCGAGCTGGGCCAGCCCGCCCGCCGACTGGCCGGACAGCTGGGTCACCCCGGACCTGTCCGCCCCCGGCGACGAGGTCTGGTCGGCCAGCCCCGACGGCAGCTACCGCTACGCCAGCGGCACCTCGATGGCCACCCCGCACACCAGCGCCGTCGCCGCGCTGCTGCTGCAGGGCGCGCCGGAGCTCAGCGTCGACGCGACCCGTACCGCCCTGATCGACACGGCGTTCTGGGACGACCGGTACGCCGACGTGGCCCCCGACACCCGCTACGGCCACGGCCGGATCGACGCGTACGCCGCCGCCAGCCAGGTGGCGCTCGACAGCGGCGTCACCGGTGCGGTGACCACCGCCGGCACCAGTGCCCCGATCGCCGACGCCGTCGTCACCGTCACGCCCGGCGGAGCCTCGGTCCGCACCGGCGACGACGGCGCCTTCACCCTGCGCCTGCCGCCGGGCGACTACACGCTGACCGCGTCCGCGTTCGGCCACGAGACCACCAGCGCCTCCGCCGTCGTGGTCGAGGAGTCGTTCACAACGGTCGACCTCGCCCTCGAACCGCTGCCGATCGGGGTGATCACCGGTGCCGCGACGTTCGAGGAGAGCGGCCACGGCGTGCCCGGGGTGACGATCACGGTCACCGCCGACGGCGCCCCGGTGGACCGTACGGTGGTCACCGGAGCCGACGGCGCGTACCGCATCGAACTGCCGGCCGGCGACTACCGGGTCGCCGCCGACCATCCCCGGTTCGCCGCCTCCCCGCCGGTCGAGGTGACCGTGCCGGACGGCGGCACCGTCACGACCGACTTCACGCTGCGCCCGCCGCCGCAGACAGTCGCCCTGGTCGGCAGCTACGCCGAGTCGTACGCCGAGGAAATTTTCACGCCGCGCGGCATCGAGACGGTGATCTACGACTGGAGTGAGCTGGCCGACGCCGCCGAACACTCGCTCGTGGTGCTCGGCTACGGCGTGAGCAGCAACTACAACGAGGCGACGTTCCAGGCGTTCCTGGACGCCACCGACGCCGCCGGCACCGGCGTGATCTTCACCGACCACGCGTACAGCACCGGCAACGGCATCCGGCAGCTGTCCCGGCACACCGGGCAGCCCGTGTCGACCGGTTCCAACACTGGCGGGACCGGGGTCGCCGAATCGTTCTACGAGGTGACCGCAACCCACCCGATCCTCGACGGGTACGCCGTCGGCGACCGGATCCCGCTGGACACCAGCACCCAGGCGAAGTGGATCGCCTGGTTCGGCGACTACTCCGGCGAGGGCCGGCAGACCCTGGCCGACCTCGGCCGCAGCGACGCCACCGGCATCTACGGTGGCGGCATCGGCGTCGACCAGCGGCCCACCAACCGGCACGTGTTGCTCTCCACGCACGGCGTGTCGGTCACCCGGGGTCCGGTCGACTGGAGCCCCGAGGCGACCGAGGTGTTCCTGAACGCCGTCGACTGGGCGGCCCGGCCGGCCGAGGACGGGCAACCGTACTTCGCCGTGCACGGGTTGACGGTCGGCCCCGACGAGGTCAAGAGCGACGAGCCGGTGACGGTGACCGTGCAGGTCAAGAACGTCGGCGCGTCGGCCGGGCCGTACCAGGCGGTGCTGCGGGTCGACGGCGAGCCGGCGGCGACCACCACGGTCACCCTGGACTCCGGTGCCAACCGGAGTCTCACCTGGACGATCAGCGAGCGGGAGATCGGCGACTACGCCGTGTCGGTCGAGTACCTGACCGACTCGTTCCGGGTTCGGCCGCCCCGGGTGAGTTTGACCGCCCGTACCGTCGACGCCCCGGACGCCGCGCCCGGCCCGCTGGCCGGCGCGACCGTCGAGCTGATCCACGACGGCGCGGTGGTCCCGGTCGGCGCGACCGGCGACGACGGCACCCTCACCTTCGAGACCCCGGCGGCCGTCGACCGCTACACCCTCGTCGTGCGTCGGGCCGCGACCGAGGCCGACGGTACGGCGTACCTGCTGCACCGGGTGATCACCGTGATCGACGACGACGAGGTGGTGTTCGCCCCCCGGGTGTTGGCCGGCGGCATGACCGAGGGGTCGACGGCGGCGGAGAACCTGTCCACCCGGATGGAGTTGGCCGCCGAGCAGGTCGATGACGCGCATGAGGCGCTGGTGTATCTGCGGTCGACCGGGACCGCGCCGTGGGCGTACCCGTTCGGACCGGGGCCGCTGGTCGCGTCCCTGGACACCTACCAGGCGGTCGCCGTGCACCAGGTGCCCCGGCTGGAGCAGGACTGGTGGCTGGTCAGCGAGATCCTGTCCGATCTGGACTGGACCGAGCCGTTCGACGGCACGCTGCCGTTCGGTGGGGCACCGAAGGTGGAGGTGGCGGCGAGCGTACCGGCGCCGGCGACGGCCGAGGTGGACTGGTCGGTGACCGACGCGTACGGGCATCCGTTCGCGACCGTACGCGCGACCGAGGTTCGCCCGTTCGCGGATCTGCCGGCGGTGACCCGGCTGGAGGATGTCGCGGCGGCGGTCCGGACGTTGGCGCCCGTCGAGGCCCGCCCGGTGCTGCGGTTGTCCGCTCCGGACGGCACCCCGGTGCGGGGCGGCTATGTGAACTGGGCCGACCGGCCGTACACGTTCGAGGTCGACGATCCGCAACCGGGCCGCTACCAGCTCGAACTCGAACTGGACACCGGCTGGTACGGCGGGAGCGTCGACGCCGAGACGTCGGTGGTGCTGGCTCCGGCGGCGACGCTGACCGCCGACTATCCGGCGGCGGCCGAGGTCGACGGCTGGGTGCACCCGACAGTCCGGGCGGTCAACTCAAGCGGGGTGGACCAGGGCACCGCCGCCCTGACCCTGACGGTGACCCACCCCGACGGTGACCTGCTGGCCCGGGACCTCGCCGTGCAGGTACGGGTCGACGACGCCTGGGTCCGGGTGCCGCTGACCGTACGGGACGGCGCGTTGACCGCGACGCTGGCACCGGAGGTGGCGCTGCCGGCCGGGGCCGACCACACCTGGTTGCTGCATACCCGGGCCCGCCGGGCCGGCGAGTTCACGTTCACCCACGAGCTGTCCGGCGACGGGGTGTCGGTGACCGCCAGCAGCGTGGTGTCCGTCGTCCCGGCGACGGCCGGTTACGGAGCGTTGCCGGTCTGA
- a CDS encoding YegS/Rv2252/BmrU family lipid kinase, producing the protein MRTKQELTEAIRRQRRAALIVNAKSRRGRQLYSDARQRLTSAGFTLVGSYPVDEPGELERSLDEAVRLAPDLLVAGGGDGTIGAAARLLAHRDIALGLLPLGTTNNFARTLGIPIDLDAAVAVITTGKVIDVDLGLAGDLPFANHVGIGLSAEVMLRTPPRLKRAVGKLAYPATAAALMARHRPLRVTVRAEGRIREFTTHQLYVANGGHQAGRPITADANADDRLLVAYPVGGPSRRGLLGATVRNAATGHRRTLRHDPFLAVGELLVEADRPAAVEIDGEPSGETPIRLSVDPNALRVMAAADVVDR; encoded by the coding sequence GTGCGAACCAAGCAGGAGTTGACCGAGGCCATTCGGCGACAGCGCCGAGCGGCGCTGATCGTCAACGCCAAGTCGCGGCGGGGGCGTCAGCTCTACAGCGACGCCAGGCAGCGGCTCACCTCGGCCGGCTTCACGCTGGTCGGTTCGTATCCCGTCGACGAGCCGGGTGAGCTGGAACGCAGCCTCGACGAGGCGGTCCGACTCGCCCCGGACCTGCTGGTGGCCGGCGGCGGGGACGGCACGATCGGGGCCGCCGCCCGGTTGCTGGCCCACCGCGACATCGCGCTCGGCCTGCTGCCGCTGGGCACCACCAACAACTTCGCCCGGACCTTGGGCATCCCGATCGACCTGGACGCCGCCGTCGCGGTCATCACCACCGGCAAGGTGATCGACGTTGACCTGGGTCTGGCCGGTGACCTGCCGTTCGCCAACCACGTCGGCATCGGGCTGTCGGCCGAGGTGATGCTCCGTACCCCGCCCCGGCTCAAGCGGGCGGTCGGCAAGCTGGCCTATCCGGCGACGGCGGCGGCGTTGATGGCCCGGCACCGCCCGCTGCGGGTCACCGTCCGGGCCGAGGGCCGGATCCGGGAGTTCACCACCCATCAGCTGTACGTCGCCAACGGCGGTCATCAGGCGGGGCGGCCGATCACCGCCGACGCCAACGCCGACGACCGGCTGCTGGTGGCGTACCCGGTCGGTGGGCCGAGCCGCCGCGGCCTGTTGGGCGCGACGGTGCGCAACGCCGCGACCGGCCATCGCCGGACCTTGCGGCACGATCCGTTCCTCGCCGTCGGCGAGCTGCTGGTGGAGGCGGACCGGCCGGCCGCCGTCGAGATCGACGGCGAGCCCAGCGGGGAGACGCCGATCCGGCTGTCGGTCGATCCCAACGCGCTACGGGTGATGGCCGCCGCCGACGTCGTCGACCGGTGA
- a CDS encoding DUF1707 domain-containing protein yields MSGELVPQRRDLRMSDADREAVVARLNSAVAEGRLTLSEFEQRVDGVLRSVTFGEVEPYVADLPAVEPAVAEVADVVELHSEAGELRRKGRWSVPRRLRVRGRAGSVHLDLREAVISHRVVEIELATQAGSTTIVLPAGATANVDGVRTTAGSARVKVPAVPEPGSTAPHVVITGSVAAGTLLVRYEYRFWRWRF; encoded by the coding sequence GTGAGTGGCGAACTCGTCCCGCAGCGGCGGGATCTGCGGATGTCCGACGCCGACCGGGAAGCCGTCGTCGCCCGGTTGAACTCCGCCGTCGCCGAGGGCCGGCTGACCCTGTCCGAGTTTGAGCAGCGCGTCGACGGGGTGCTGCGGTCGGTCACGTTCGGCGAGGTGGAGCCGTACGTCGCCGACCTGCCGGCGGTCGAGCCTGCCGTCGCCGAGGTCGCCGACGTGGTCGAGCTCCACAGCGAGGCGGGCGAGTTGCGGCGTAAGGGCCGCTGGAGCGTGCCGCGCCGGCTGCGGGTACGGGGCCGAGCGGGATCGGTCCATCTCGATCTTCGGGAGGCGGTGATCAGCCACCGGGTGGTGGAGATCGAGTTGGCGACGCAGGCCGGCTCGACGACCATCGTGCTGCCGGCGGGGGCGACCGCGAACGTCGACGGCGTGCGCACCACGGCCGGTTCGGCCAGGGTCAAGGTGCCGGCGGTTCCGGAGCCGGGCTCGACCGCGCCGCATGTCGTGATCACCGGCAGTGTCGCGGCCGGCACGCTGCTCGTCCGGTACGAATATCGTTTCTGGCGCTGGCGTTTTTAA